A stretch of the Sphingomonas sp. CL5.1 genome encodes the following:
- a CDS encoding dipeptidase yields the protein MIAFLAAASLIAVPAAAQDYAARVARVLKETPLIDGHNDWPEVLRGREGDKRWTLPLERGLANRPQPYNTDIERLKRGMVGGQFWSVYVSADLPGPRQVEETLEQIDLIHQIVGRYPRDFALARTAADVMRIHREGRIASMIGVEGGGQIDRSLSVLRAYHALGAGYLTLTHVRTLEWADSATDNPRHGGLTPFGRLVVRELNRLGMLVDLAHVSEDTMRDALKVSRAPVIFSHSSARAIDDHPRNVPDDVLRLVKANGGVVMVNFAPIYISDAYRRWSADEAAERTRLNAPPYGGLLIGQPDKAKAAMEEWHRQHPAPRVTLAEVADHVAHIAKMAGVDHVGIGSDFDGVGELLPEGLGDVSTYPALLAELMRRGWSDADVAKLAGGNILRVMAAAEKVADAMRAEPPTNADEATVDAAETAPKAR from the coding sequence ATGATCGCGTTCCTCGCCGCCGCCAGCCTGATCGCCGTTCCGGCGGCGGCGCAGGACTATGCCGCGCGCGTCGCCCGCGTGCTGAAAGAAACTCCGCTGATCGACGGCCATAACGACTGGCCCGAGGTGCTGCGCGGCCGCGAGGGCGACAAGCGCTGGACCCTGCCGCTGGAGCGCGGCCTCGCGAACCGGCCGCAGCCGTACAACACCGATATCGAGCGGCTGAAGCGCGGCATGGTCGGCGGGCAATTCTGGTCGGTCTATGTATCTGCGGACCTGCCCGGCCCACGGCAGGTGGAGGAGACGCTCGAGCAGATCGATCTCATCCACCAGATCGTCGGCCGCTATCCCCGCGACTTCGCGCTCGCGCGGACGGCGGCGGACGTGATGCGCATCCACCGCGAGGGGCGGATCGCGTCGATGATCGGGGTCGAGGGCGGCGGCCAGATCGACCGCAGCCTGTCGGTGCTGCGCGCCTATCACGCGCTCGGCGCCGGCTATCTGACGCTGACGCATGTGCGGACGCTCGAATGGGCGGATTCGGCGACCGACAACCCGCGCCACGGCGGCCTGACGCCGTTCGGCCGGCTGGTGGTGCGCGAATTGAACCGGCTCGGCATGCTCGTCGATCTCGCCCACGTCAGCGAGGATACGATGCGCGACGCGCTCAAGGTCTCGCGCGCGCCGGTGATCTTCTCCCATTCCAGCGCGCGAGCGATCGACGACCATCCGCGCAACGTCCCGGACGACGTGCTCCGGCTCGTGAAGGCGAACGGCGGCGTGGTGATGGTGAATTTCGCGCCGATCTACATCTCCGACGCCTATCGTCGCTGGTCGGCGGACGAGGCGGCGGAACGCACGCGGCTCAACGCGCCGCCTTATGGCGGGCTTCTGATCGGCCAGCCCGACAAGGCCAAAGCGGCGATGGAGGAATGGCATCGCCAGCACCCGGCGCCGCGCGTGACGCTGGCGGAGGTCGCCGATCACGTCGCGCATATCGCCAAGATGGCGGGCGTCGATCATGTCGGCATCGGCTCGGACTTCGACGGCGTTGGTGAATTGCTGCCGGAGGGTCTGGGCGACGTCTCGACCTATCCCGCATTGCTCGCCGAACTGATGCGCCGGGGATGGAGCGACGCCGATGTCGCCAAGCTCGCGGGCGGCAACATCCTGCGTGTGATGGCGGCGGCGGAGAAGGTCGCCGACGCGATGCGCGCCGAGCCGCCGACCAACGCCGACGAGGCGACGGTGGACGCGGCGGAGACGGCTCCCAAGGCCCGCTAG
- a CDS encoding peptide MFS transporter produces the protein MSRSAATPWFGQPRGLTVLFLTNMWEQFSYFGMRALLVYYMTKQLMIGQAHASVIYGAYTACAYFTPIIGGVVADRFLGKRRAIILGGSIMAAGHLMMTFEPLLYLALATIAIGNGLFLPSLPSQIDDLYEPGDPRVGWAYNVYYVGINIGGFLAPLVCGTLGEIWGWHYGFGAAGLGMLAGLAIYIAGGRYLPDQTRAAAPRGKAGRRARMDRRTVLLLFGIAVAVTIFRGAYEQVGNTVALWADSGVDRAAGGWTVPMTWFQSLNPLLVMLLTPPLLRHWRRRAEAGAPEAPGAKMATGALIVALAYLLLATVAATSHGRAAWPWLAAFFAIFTFGELYILPTGLSLFARLAPAGLGATTVAAWYVTIFSGSLSAGLVGTLWHGMTPPAYFLLLVAIAAAAALLLRALDRPLSRLVAAQDESGEAAC, from the coding sequence ATGAGCCGCTCCGCCGCCACCCCGTGGTTCGGCCAGCCGCGCGGGCTGACCGTCCTGTTCCTCACCAACATGTGGGAGCAGTTCTCCTATTTCGGGATGCGCGCGCTGCTGGTCTATTACATGACCAAGCAGCTCATGATCGGGCAGGCGCATGCCTCGGTGATCTACGGCGCCTATACCGCCTGCGCCTATTTCACCCCGATCATCGGCGGCGTGGTGGCGGATCGTTTCCTGGGCAAGCGGCGCGCGATCATCCTGGGCGGCAGCATCATGGCGGCGGGCCATCTGATGATGACGTTCGAGCCGCTGCTCTATCTCGCGCTGGCGACGATCGCGATCGGCAACGGCCTGTTCCTGCCCAGCCTGCCGAGCCAGATCGACGACCTCTACGAGCCGGGCGATCCGCGCGTCGGCTGGGCCTATAACGTCTATTACGTCGGCATCAACATCGGCGGGTTCCTCGCGCCGCTGGTGTGCGGCACGCTGGGCGAGATATGGGGCTGGCATTACGGCTTCGGCGCGGCCGGGCTGGGCATGTTGGCGGGCCTTGCGATCTATATCGCCGGCGGCCGCTATCTGCCCGACCAGACGCGCGCGGCCGCGCCGCGCGGGAAGGCCGGGCGGCGCGCGCGGATGGACCGGCGGACGGTGCTGCTGCTGTTCGGGATCGCGGTGGCGGTGACGATCTTCCGTGGCGCCTACGAGCAGGTCGGCAACACCGTCGCCCTGTGGGCGGACAGCGGCGTTGATCGCGCGGCGGGCGGCTGGACCGTTCCGATGACATGGTTCCAGTCGCTCAACCCGCTACTGGTGATGCTCCTCACCCCGCCGCTGCTGCGCCACTGGCGCCGCCGGGCGGAGGCGGGCGCGCCCGAGGCGCCCGGCGCGAAGATGGCGACCGGCGCGCTGATCGTCGCGCTCGCCTACCTCCTGCTCGCCACCGTCGCGGCGACGAGCCACGGCCGGGCGGCATGGCCGTGGCTGGCCGCCTTCTTCGCGATCTTCACCTTCGGCGAGCTGTATATCCTGCCCACCGGCCTCAGCCTGTTCGCGCGGCTGGCGCCGGCCGGGCTGGGCGCGACGACGGTCGCCGCCTGGTATGTCACGATCTTCAGCGGCAGCCTGTCGGCGGGACTGGTCGGCACCTTGTGGCACGGCATGACGCCGCCCGCCTATTTCCTGCTGCTCGTCGCGATCGCCGCCGCCGCTGCCTTGCTGCTGCGCGCGCTAGACCGGCCGCTGTCGCGGCTGGTCGCCGCGCAGGACGAGTCCGGGGAAGCCGCTTGTTGA
- a CDS encoding dipeptide epimerase, protein MTRLSIDWTTETLRLAAPFRISGHVFETSDVVVVTLSDGGHRGRGEASGVYYTGDDAPAMLTALEGARAAIEAGPTRQELRAILPAGGARNAVDCAMWELEAARAGQPVWQLAGLDAPRPLRTTFTIGADDPAVMAERARDYADARSIKIKLTGDLDLDIARVRAIRAARPDAWLGVDGNQGFAAAQLDPLIAALQAAEVSLLEQPLARGREQDLDGFKSPIPIAGDESILSLAELPTAAGRFDVINIKLDKCGGLTEGLMMAGEARRLGMGVMVGNMVGTSLAMAPGFVLGQLCDLVDLDGPTFLTRDRVPGVEYRDGNIWAGEEIWGAQATPVA, encoded by the coding sequence ATGACCAGGCTCTCCATCGACTGGACCACCGAAACGCTGCGCCTCGCCGCGCCGTTCCGTATCTCCGGTCATGTCTTCGAGACGTCCGACGTGGTCGTCGTCACCCTGTCCGACGGCGGGCATCGCGGGCGCGGCGAGGCGTCCGGCGTCTATTACACCGGGGACGATGCGCCCGCGATGCTGACGGCGCTGGAAGGCGCGCGCGCCGCGATCGAGGCGGGGCCGACGCGGCAGGAACTGCGCGCGATCCTGCCGGCGGGCGGCGCACGCAACGCGGTGGATTGCGCGATGTGGGAGCTGGAGGCGGCGCGCGCCGGCCAGCCGGTGTGGCAACTCGCCGGCCTCGACGCGCCGCGCCCGCTGCGCACCACCTTCACCATCGGCGCGGACGATCCCGCCGTGATGGCCGAGCGCGCGCGCGACTATGCCGATGCGCGCTCGATCAAGATCAAGCTGACCGGCGATCTCGATCTCGACATCGCGCGCGTCCGGGCGATCCGCGCCGCGCGACCCGACGCCTGGCTGGGCGTGGACGGCAACCAGGGCTTCGCCGCCGCGCAGCTCGATCCGCTGATCGCCGCGTTGCAGGCCGCCGAGGTGAGCCTGCTGGAGCAGCCGCTGGCGCGCGGGCGCGAGCAGGACCTCGACGGATTCAAGTCGCCGATCCCGATCGCGGGCGACGAGAGCATCCTGTCGCTGGCCGAACTTCCCACCGCCGCCGGGCGCTTCGACGTGATCAATATCAAGCTCGACAAGTGCGGCGGCCTGACCGAGGGGCTGATGATGGCCGGGGAGGCGCGCCGGCTCGGCATGGGCGTGATGGTCGGCAACATGGTCGGCACCAGTCTCGCGATGGCGCCGGGTTTCGTGCTCGGGCAGCTATGCGACCTCGTCGACCTCGACGGCCCGACCTTCCTGACGCGGGACCGCGTGCCGGGGGTGGAATATCGCGACGGCAATATCTGGGCCGGCGAGGAAATATGGGGAGCGCAGGCGACGCCCGTCGCATGA
- a CDS encoding helix-turn-helix domain-containing protein, translating into MAAPVPTLGALLRGIRSRNGWTLKEMSAHSGIPVSTLSKVEHDRLTLTYDKLHQLSQRLGMRMSELFSESDEELAQPVTARRSIGDRDRSVRIETANYDYRYLCTELRRKRMIPVITNIRAKTLEQFGAPVRHAGEEYIYVLKGRITVITEFYDPVTLEEGQSIYIDSNMGHAYLAAEGCDEAEVLGVMSSADEELMQSLLGIHEEQKKIAPARTPRARGGAKHKRKADQSPEA; encoded by the coding sequence ATGGCTGCGCCCGTTCCAACGCTGGGCGCGCTTTTGCGCGGAATCCGCAGTCGCAACGGTTGGACGCTGAAGGAAATGAGCGCCCACAGCGGCATCCCCGTCTCCACTTTGTCCAAGGTGGAGCATGACCGGCTGACGCTGACCTATGACAAGCTCCACCAGCTCAGCCAGCGGCTGGGGATGCGGATGTCGGAGCTGTTCTCGGAAAGCGACGAGGAACTGGCCCAGCCCGTCACCGCGCGGCGCAGCATCGGCGACCGCGACCGCTCGGTGCGGATCGAGACGGCGAACTACGACTATCGCTATCTCTGCACCGAATTGCGTCGCAAGCGGATGATCCCGGTGATCACCAACATCCGCGCGAAAACGCTGGAGCAATTCGGTGCGCCGGTGCGCCACGCCGGCGAGGAATATATCTATGTCCTCAAGGGGCGTATCACCGTCATCACGGAATTTTACGATCCCGTCACGCTGGAGGAAGGCCAGTCGATCTACATCGATTCGAACATGGGCCACGCCTATCTCGCCGCCGAAGGATGTGACGAGGCGGAGGTGCTCGGCGTGATGTCGAGCGCGGATGAGGAATTGATGCAGTCACTGCTCGGCATCCATGAGGAGCAGAAGAAGATCGCCCCGGCCAGAACGCCGCGTGCGCGCGGCGGTGCGAAGCACAAGCGCAAGGCGGATCAGTCTCCCGAGGCGTGA